CAAATTTGATATGCCGGTTTGGTTTGTACTGCAAACGGCGCTGTTTTGGCAAGTAGGTGCAGCATCAGAATCTAGTACGTTGGCTGATATACGTTCATTGTTGATAGATTCTGCGGCCACTTGAATTTATCGACTCCCGATCTGTTCAATCCACCTCATACAACTCCTCACCCCAAGAAAATGGAAATATCACCGTTGAATCGACAGCGGTCGCACTGATAATGAATAATTCATATTGTTGATATGAGATTATTCTAGAAACTACAAAATGAGAAACGGTTTTCAAATACTCTTAAATGCTTGTTGAATTTAGAATCGCTAGGCTCAAACTTCGATCAGAAACCATCTACCCTTGTCTCCATGTTTTTGATATCGAAATGCAGGAGATTATTTTCTGAACGATCGTTCAGAAAATAATCTCCTGCATGGGCTGATCTACGAAATCAAAAAATGCCTCTTAAAACCATGAAATGGAACCCATTTTTTTGGCGCACTTTAACTAAAATTCCACGATTTACGTCTTGCCATTTTTTCTTACAAAATCAATGTTTTAACTTTAAGCAATATAGAGTTGTTATATATTGAAAATCAACTAGTTAGGAGAAAAGGTTACACTGGGAATTTGAACCGTTTCGTGCATCGTGGAACGCATTTTTGAGATTTCGTTATTTTATTGGCTTTCAATACATTAAGTCAATCGTTCGAATCCCTCTCTCTCTGCAGGGTGCCTAAGTGCATAATATTCAATTAGTTATAGCGGAGGTGTTTCCTCCGCTATTCTTGTTTTAAGGCATTTAACTAGTTGATTGTCAGTATCAACTTTGACAAACTGTCCAAAAAAGCTCCTCGTGTTGGTGAGCAATTCGGTGAGCATTTTCCTGTGAATTTGAGTGCTCACCGGAAAAAAGCTATGTGTCTTTGGCGTTAATAAACTATGAGTTTTGTTTGCTAAACCGAGACGAGGACCTTGTTGCTAAATTAAATTCTTGAACCCTTGTTATCGTTTGTCTGGTGTCTAGGGATACTTACACAATGGAAAGAAATTACAATTTCGGTCACATGAGTACAGTACAGAGGGCAAGCACTTAAAGACACATTGGACTATCAAAAGTGACTGCGCGACGTGTGTCCATTAAAACAGAAATGTATTGCGAAGGACAGCACGAAGAGAATTGTCAAGGAGATCTATCGGAAGAATACCAGCGTGCTCTTTTGCGCAAACAAACAATAGCTGGTAAACGCATGAAAGGTTTGAGACAGGGAATAGTCGAACAGGTATTTGACAGCTTGACATAGCGTTATGGGCCCACACCTCTTCTTTCTGCTACATTGGAAATAACCATGCGGACTGTGACTTCGATCACACTTTTTTTGTGATTTTCCTCCTTTTCAGTAAGAGTAGCGCTGTTGTAAATTTGTAAAGAGAGAAGGGTGAGATTTCAAGGAAAATTCTTGCAAAACAATATGTAGAGTTTCGATTCGGCAGACTTTTCAAACATTTTTAGCAATTGTGAAAGCAAGACTAACTGAGCAGTTTGAGCTTCTCATAAGAATTACCCATATGTAAGTTTTCGATATTCGAAAACTGGTTGGCTGATCAAAGGAATAAAACACTATTAATTACAATACTGAGGCATGAAAAATCTAACTAACCGAGATGCACCAGCACAGATCGACCCTAAAAAGGGTTTCAAAATTCATTTCCTTGTTTTTCTGCTTGTCGTCCCTGCCATATGGGCAGTATGGTATTGGACAGACAGGTCCTATCCGTGGCCGCTTTGGTCAACACCTGCCTGGGCAGTAGGGATACTGTTCCACTACCTGGGGGTATATGTTTTCAAGCGAAGGATTAGTTAATAAATACCAGCATGAACCAGCAAAAAACATTCAGGCGCATTTTGACGGGTCACGATGCGGACGGGAAAGCTATTATCCTGTCGGAAGCTTCCCCCGAGCGGACCTATATGATCGGTGGCCCCAATGGCGCCAAGTTTCACGAGGTTTGGAGTACATTGCAGTCCCCGGCATTGATCGGCAGCAGGCCCGAAGATCCCGAGGAAACCAGCCTGATATTGTCGCCACCTAAAGGCGGCACGCGCATCCGGGTTATTGATTTCCCTCCGGAAGGAGAAGAGATCCGGAGCCTTAGCAAAGAGGAAGCGGCAGCTAAATTCAAGGCTATGGGCGGTGAGAAAGCTTCCACATCCGGAGAGGGTGCGGCACATCCTTTAATGCATCGCACCCAAACCATCGACTACGGGATTGTGCTGGAAGGAGAGCTGACATTGATCGTCGACCGTGGAGAAGCAACTGCCAAAGCCGGTGATATCATTATTCAGCGGGGTACCAACCATGCCTGGGCAAACCGGTCGGGCGAAACCTGCCGCGTGGCCTTTATTCTGATCGACGGGCAGTTTACCAATGAATTACAATAAGCTAAGACCCTTATATGCGTATCAAACCTTTACCACCAGAAGCACTGAATCCTGAGCTTCGCTATGTTCATGATGAGATCGCCAATTTAGTAGGTAGAAGTCAAAGTCAGGTTGTCATGA
The genomic region above belongs to Dyadobacter pollutisoli and contains:
- a CDS encoding 2TM domain-containing protein — translated: MKNLTNRDAPAQIDPKKGFKIHFLVFLLVVPAIWAVWYWTDRSYPWPLWSTPAWAVGILFHYLGVYVFKRRIS
- a CDS encoding cupin domain-containing protein, which produces MNQQKTFRRILTGHDADGKAIILSEASPERTYMIGGPNGAKFHEVWSTLQSPALIGSRPEDPEETSLILSPPKGGTRIRVIDFPPEGEEIRSLSKEEAAAKFKAMGGEKASTSGEGAAHPLMHRTQTIDYGIVLEGELTLIVDRGEATAKAGDIIIQRGTNHAWANRSGETCRVAFILIDGQFTNELQ